The Acyrthosiphon pisum isolate AL4f unplaced genomic scaffold, pea_aphid_22Mar2018_4r6ur Scaffold_198;HRSCAF=600, whole genome shotgun sequence region gTGACAATGtgacataaaattgaatttaagctttttgaccgaagaacaaaaattgttattttttgacttaataatattaatattttttaacttctacTTCTCGAAGTTTGTCGAATAACACATAGACCTCGAGTGCCGACtacgagattagaaattgcctaaatgattctccttaaatcaatgcgatggcgaggccccttaaagttgcaccaaaaaccagtCGATTTTGCGTTAAaactcccgtttttccttaattttttttttgtttttcatggcgcttttgaaaattattgggaattttaaattttgacctgaaaacaagtcaaaatattttgaaaatttaatcaagtataggaatttgaaaacatttgaaaaccaGCTTTTAGAATTAGAAAACTCTTATTTTCACCCCAAGAAGCTTTTATAAGTAATGGTGGTCAAATTTACGCAGACCACCCCTCCCCCTCAACCctaaaattttttagtttaatcgaaaaactttttatcataacattacaaaaatattaatgcaacagtcacgatttttaatttacctatgttccaatgttgaaaaaattttttatttgtatttcagtttttattgaagttagattttttatgaaatttaggGGTTTATCTtaaactacttttttttatccaatttagatttatttttttataatttattattttatattttttataacgttgtaagcacattttttaatgttgtaaataatttttcaacgttgtgaacaaatttttaaagttgtaaacaattttataattttttttaattaaatttttaaatttcttaacgttgtaaataatattttgtttacaactcaaaaaaaaatcataaaatggtttacaactttaaaaatttgttcgcaacgttaaaaaatgtgtttacaactttaaaatataatttacaattttataattttttaaagttgtaaataatttttcaacgttgtaaacaattttttaacgttgtaaataatttcataatttttttaacgtaaataatttttttttaaatattttttacaacgttgaaaaattatttacaactttaaaaaattataaaattgtttacaacttttaagtattatttacaatttaaaaaaaaattataaaattgcttacaactttaaaaatttgttcacaacgttgaaaaattatttataacgttaaaaaaaaatatataataataaattataaaaaaataaatctaatttggataaaaaaaagtagtttaAGAGAAAATcctaaatttaataaagaatctaacttaaataaaaatcgaaatacaaataaaaatttttttcaacattggaacataaatatattaaaaatcgtgaCNNNNNNNNNNNNNNNNNNNNNNNNNNNNNNNNNNNNNNNNNNNNNNNNNNNNNNNNNNNNNNNNNNNNNNNNNNNNNNNNNNNNNNNNNNNNNNNNNNNNAAGAACGGTCCACATGGACTGTTTACGGTATGCACGGGACAACGGCTGCCCGTGGGACGAGGATACGTGTTCCTTTGCCGCATCGAACGGTCACATAGACTGTTTACGGTATGCACGTGACAACGGCTGCCCGTGGGACGAGTGGACGTGTGCCAGTGCCGCGAAGAACGGCCACATGGACTGTCTACGGTATGCACGGGACAACGGCTGCCCGTGGGGCGAAAAGACGTGTGCCAGTGCCGCGAAGAACGGCCACATGGACTGTCTACGGTATGCACGGGACAACGGCTGCCCGTGGGACGAGAATACGTGTTCCTTTGCCGCATCGAACGGTCACATGGACTGTCTACGATATGCACGGGACAACGGCTGCCCGTGGGACGAAATGACGTGTGCCAAGGCCGCGAAAAACGGCCACATGGACTGTCTACGGTATGCACGTGACAACGGCTTCCCGTGGAACGAGTGGACGTGTTCCAGTGCCGCATCGAACGGTCACATAGATTGTTTACGGTATGCACGTGACAACGGCTGCCCGTGGGACGAGGATACGTGTTCCCTTGCCGCATCGAACGGTCACATAGATTGTTTACGGTATGCACGTGACAACGGCTGCCCGTGGGACGAGGATACGTGTTCCCTTGCCGCATCGAACGGTCACGTAGACTGTTTACGGTATGCACGTGACAACGGCTGCCCGTGGGACAAGTGGACGTGTTCCAGTGCCGCGAAGAACGGCAACATGGACTGTCTACAGTATGCACGGGACAACGGCTGCCCGTGGGACGAGGATACGTGTTCCTTTGCCGCATCGAACGGTCACATAGACTGTTTACGGTATGCACGGGACAACGGCTGCCCGTGGGACGAAGAGACGTGTGCCAAGGCCGCGAAGAACGGCCCACATGGACTGTCTACGGTATGCACGGGACAACGGCTGCCCGTGGGACGAAAATACGTGTGCCAGTGCCGCGAAGAACGGCAACATGGACTGTTTACGGTATGCACGGGACAACGGCTGCCCGTGGGGGCGAAAAGACGTGTGCCAGTGCCGCGAAGAACGGCCACATGGACTGTCTACGGTATGCACGGGACAACGGCTGCCCGTGGGACGAGAATACGTGTTCCTTTGCCGCATCGAACGGTCACATGGACTGTCTACGATATGCACGGGACAACGGCTGCCCGTGGGACGAAATGACGTGTGCCAAGGCCGCGAAGAACGGCCACATGGACTGTCTACGGTATGCACGTGACAACGGCTGCCCGTGGAACGAGTGGACGTGTTCCAGTGCCGCATCGAACGGTCACATAGATTGTTTACGGTATGCACGTGACAACGGCTGTCCGTGGGACGAGGATACGTGTTCCCTTGCCGCATCGAACGGTCACATAGATTGTTTACGGTATGCATGTGACAACGGCTGCCCGTGGGACGAGGATACGTGTTCCCTTGCCGCATCGAACGGTCACGTAGACTGTTTACGGTATGCACGTGACAACGGCTGCCCGTGGGACAAGTGGACGTGTTCCAGTGCCGCGAAGAACGGCAACATGGACTGTCTACAGTATGCACGGGACAACGGCTGCCCGTGGGACGAGGATACGTGTTCCTTTGCCGCATCGAACGGTCACATAGACTGTTTACGGTATGCACGTGACAACGGCTGCCCGTGGGACGAGTGGACGTGTTCCAGTGCCGCATCGAACGGTCACATAGATTGTT contains the following coding sequences:
- the LOC100574577 gene encoding balbiani ring protein 3-like; this encodes MDCLRYARDNGCPWDEDTCSFAASNGHIDCLRYARDNGCPWDEWTCASAAKNGHMDCLRYARDNGCPWGEKTCASAAKNGHMDCLRYARDNGCPWDENTCSFAASNGHMDCLRYARDNGCPWDEMTCAKAAKNGHMDCLRYARDNGFPWNEWTCSSAASNGHIDCLRYARDNGCPWDEDTCSLAASNGHIDCLRYARDNGCPWDEDTCSLAASNGHVDCLRYARDNGCPWDKWTCSSAAKNGNMDCLQYARDNGCPWDEDTCSFAASNGHIDCLRYARDNGCPWDEETCAKAAKNGPHGLSTVCTGQRLPVGRKYVCQCREERQHGLFTVCTGQRLPVGAKRRVPVPRRTATWTVYGMHGTTAARGTRIRVPLPHRTVTWTVYDMHGTTAARGTK